Proteins found in one Paenibacillus sp. FSL R10-2782 genomic segment:
- a CDS encoding TIGR00266 family protein translates to MSYEILHEGAFAMLKVQMNPGETIKAEMGAMVSMSSSVDIKGTVDGGLLRGLGRMLSGEKFFFQELRASRGPAEVLLAPASIGDVQAVELDGTYSLLVQKDGFLACTEGIEVSTKMQNLMKGLFSGEGFFIVEISGRGTVFLSSYGAIYPIYVAPGEERIIDNAHLVAWPDYMDYKIEKASKGWLSSVTSGEALVCRFRGEGTVLIQSRNPGSFGQWIKSFIPDSK, encoded by the coding sequence ATGAGCTACGAAATTTTGCATGAAGGTGCTTTTGCTATGCTCAAGGTACAGATGAACCCCGGAGAAACGATTAAAGCGGAGATGGGAGCTATGGTTTCCATGTCTTCCAGCGTGGACATAAAGGGGACTGTGGATGGTGGATTATTGCGCGGCTTAGGCCGGATGCTGAGCGGGGAGAAATTCTTTTTTCAGGAGCTGAGAGCATCTCGGGGGCCGGCTGAAGTGCTGCTTGCTCCCGCAAGTATAGGTGATGTACAAGCGGTGGAACTGGACGGTACGTATAGTCTCTTGGTGCAAAAGGATGGCTTCCTGGCGTGTACGGAGGGCATTGAGGTCAGCACTAAAATGCAGAATCTGATGAAAGGATTGTTCTCGGGCGAAGGTTTTTTTATCGTTGAAATCAGCGGTCGCGGAACAGTATTTTTGTCCTCTTATGGAGCCATATATCCGATTTATGTTGCACCCGGAGAGGAGCGTATTATTGATAACGCTCATCTGGTGGCATGGCCGGACTATATGGATTACAAAATTGAAAAAGCGTCCAAAGGCTGGTTGTCCAGTGTAACGAGCGGAGAAGCACTTGTATGCCGTTTTCGCGGTGAGGGAACGGTATTGATCCAAAGCCGAAATCCGGGTAGCTTCGGACAATGGATCAAAAGCTTTATACCTGATAGCAAGTAG
- a CDS encoding CAP domain-containing protein, protein MKNMLKKTLVMGSLSAVLSAGFIVPASAAPANDLSAQLQQWLQNSGYSVQLSNGTTTVTKNVNTDCFGQDKAKTQTGNPSSGKQVTKQGNQNVSQSANQQQNQAQNTKAGAGQSAGSDAQPSKSQFAAEVVKLVNNERSKNGLKPLTSDAKLTEVALAKAKDMSTNNYFSHTSPTYGSPFDMMKKFGVSYTYAGENIAMGQQTPQEVMKAWMNSQGHRENILKAEYTQIGVAYYNGYWVQEFTRN, encoded by the coding sequence ATGAAGAATATGTTGAAAAAAACACTGGTGATGGGAAGTTTAAGCGCCGTTTTATCCGCAGGATTCATCGTTCCGGCATCAGCAGCACCGGCTAACGATTTGTCGGCGCAGCTACAACAGTGGCTACAAAATAGCGGATACTCTGTTCAATTGTCCAATGGGACGACGACAGTAACGAAGAACGTAAATACGGATTGTTTCGGACAGGACAAGGCTAAAACTCAAACAGGGAATCCTTCTTCGGGCAAGCAAGTAACCAAACAGGGAAACCAAAATGTTTCACAGTCTGCTAACCAGCAGCAGAATCAAGCTCAGAACACCAAAGCAGGTGCAGGTCAGTCCGCAGGATCGGATGCACAGCCTAGCAAGTCTCAATTTGCAGCAGAGGTTGTAAAGCTGGTAAACAACGAGCGCAGCAAAAATGGTCTGAAGCCACTGACTTCCGACGCGAAGCTTACGGAAGTAGCTTTGGCTAAAGCGAAGGATATGAGTACTAATAATTACTTTTCTCATACATCTCCGACCTATGGCTCACCATTTGATATGATGAAGAAATTCGGCGTAAGTTATACGTATGCGGGTGAAAATATTGCAATGGGACAACAAACACCACAAGAAGTGATGAAGGCCTGGATGAACAGTCAGGGACACCGTGAAAATATTTTGAAGGCAGAATATACACAAATCGGTGTAGCTTACTATAATGGATATTGGGTTCAGGAATTTACACGTAACTAA
- a CDS encoding GNAT family N-acetyltransferase yields MSNNVMIPVLTIRSVELGDCEAVTGLLREVGYPMTCGVMKEVMGTTQEDCQANMMVAEMDGRVVGVIGMHTAQSLAYPDPAVQITMLVVSKEYRGEGIGKRLVACGEEWGREQGSLHLFITGANNRLKQIEAHAFYNRIGFEKQGYRFSKKLK; encoded by the coding sequence ATGTCTAACAATGTGATGATTCCAGTACTGACAATTCGTTCCGTAGAGCTTGGCGATTGCGAAGCCGTAACAGGACTGCTAAGAGAAGTCGGATATCCGATGACTTGTGGTGTGATGAAAGAAGTTATGGGAACTACGCAGGAGGACTGTCAAGCCAATATGATGGTTGCAGAAATGGATGGTCGTGTTGTCGGCGTAATCGGCATGCATACGGCTCAAAGCTTGGCTTATCCTGATCCTGCCGTACAAATCACCATGCTGGTCGTGAGCAAGGAGTATCGCGGCGAGGGCATCGGCAAGCGCCTGGTGGCCTGTGGTGAGGAGTGGGGACGTGAGCAAGGAAGTCTCCATTTGTTCATTACCGGAGCGAATAACCGCCTCAAACAAATAGAGGCACATGCATTCTACAACCGAATCGGCTTTGAAAAGCAAGGCTACCGTTTTAGCAAAAAGCTTAAATAA
- the purT gene encoding formate-dependent phosphoribosylglycinamide formyltransferase — translation MWGAPFSAGAKKMLLLGSGELGKEVIIEAQRLGVECIAVDRYELAPAMQVAHRSYCLDMQDAEALKVLIRKEKPDIIVPEIEAIATGALEELEQEGFHVVPTARAARLTMDREGIRRLAAEKLQLPTAAYRFADDFEQLRSAVHELGTPCVVKPLMSSSGKGQSVCRTPEDAESCWNTALEGARAKTTRVIVEAFVPFESEITLLTVRSVSGTTFCPPIGHIQKDGDYVESWQPHGMTDKQLSDAEDIARTITNELGGYGLFGVELFLTADGVVFSEVSPRPHDTGMVTMITQDLSEFALHVRAILGFPIPSVTLLTPGASATLKAEQATRDFLIGGLHDALLLPRTQVRVFGKPETKPGRRMAVALSAAGDVETARKTAKEAANKLKVEVNHV, via the coding sequence ATGTGGGGTGCTCCTTTTTCTGCCGGGGCTAAAAAAATGCTGCTGCTGGGTAGCGGCGAATTGGGAAAAGAAGTCATTATTGAAGCTCAGCGGCTTGGCGTGGAATGTATTGCTGTAGACCGCTATGAACTGGCTCCAGCAATGCAGGTGGCTCATCGTTCTTATTGTTTGGATATGCAGGATGCTGAGGCGTTGAAGGTACTGATTCGCAAGGAAAAGCCCGACATAATTGTACCTGAAATCGAAGCTATTGCTACGGGTGCTTTGGAAGAATTGGAGCAAGAGGGATTTCACGTAGTTCCAACGGCCCGGGCCGCCCGTCTTACGATGGACCGGGAAGGCATTCGCAGGCTTGCTGCTGAGAAGTTGCAGCTTCCGACCGCCGCCTACCGCTTTGCAGATGATTTTGAGCAGTTGCGGTCAGCGGTTCATGAGTTGGGCACGCCATGCGTAGTCAAGCCCTTGATGAGTTCATCGGGTAAAGGGCAGTCTGTATGCCGGACACCCGAAGATGCGGAATCCTGCTGGAATACGGCGCTGGAAGGCGCACGTGCCAAAACAACACGTGTCATTGTTGAAGCCTTTGTTCCGTTTGAGAGTGAAATTACGTTATTGACTGTCAGATCGGTATCGGGTACGACTTTTTGCCCACCGATTGGCCACATTCAAAAGGATGGGGATTATGTCGAATCATGGCAGCCTCATGGCATGACGGACAAGCAGCTCTCGGACGCGGAGGACATTGCCCGTACGATTACGAATGAACTGGGTGGTTACGGATTGTTTGGCGTAGAGCTGTTTTTAACGGCTGATGGCGTCGTATTCAGTGAAGTATCCCCCCGTCCGCATGATACGGGAATGGTAACGATGATTACGCAGGATTTGTCGGAATTTGCGCTTCATGTGCGGGCCATTCTCGGATTCCCGATACCGTCGGTTACACTGCTAACCCCTGGGGCTTCGGCTACCTTGAAGGCAGAACAGGCTACACGGGATTTTCTAATCGGAGGTCTGCATGATGCATTATTGCTACCTCGGACACAGGTGCGAGTGTTCGGGAAGCCTGAAACCAAGCCGGGACGCCGGATGGCTGTAGCGCTTAGCGCTGCGGGAGATGTGGAAACAGCACGGAAGACGGCCAAAGAAGCTGCCAATAAGCTGAAAGTGGAGGTAAATCATGTCTAA
- a CDS encoding ABC transporter ATP-binding protein gives MNVPAEKAKTLQKQMNERFVYQDDDVIDKPFNWSEFKRLLAYMKPYARQILPILLVMMILGTITKLTVPYLISLAIDKAIAPTGPALPSVKLLLLITGAVLLLYLIQWAASTYRIKFTNIIGQRVIYDLREDLFKHIQKLSFNFFDKRPAGSVLVRVTNDINSLQDLFTNGAVNVLIDCVQLTGIIVILLLINWKLGLAVIVTVPIMFLISTKLRVRIRRAWQEVRMKNSRINSHLNESIQGIRVTQAYTQEQENMTYFDNMNSSSKRSWDKASAMNQVFGPLIDITGGLGTLVLFWFGAHLIQTDQLTVGLLVAFANYVGNFWDPINRLGQMYNQLLVAMASSERIFEFMDEQPNIANKPGAQDLPPIRGDIHFEEVVFEYEKGRQALKGINLSVEAGQSIALVGHTGSGKSTIINLLSRFYDITSGRLTIDGHDVRDITVESLRSQISIVLQDTFIFSGTIRDNIRFGRLDATDEEIEAAARAVNAHEFIVHLPGGYETEVEERGGMLSMGQRQLLSFARALLANPRILILDEATASIDTETELKIQEALQVLLEGRTSFMVAHRLSTIRNADHIVVLDHGQIQEGGNHEQLMKKHGIYRGLVEAQFRFL, from the coding sequence ATGAATGTACCCGCTGAAAAAGCCAAAACGCTTCAAAAACAAATGAATGAGCGATTTGTGTACCAGGATGATGATGTCATAGACAAACCGTTTAACTGGTCCGAATTCAAACGATTGCTCGCATACATGAAGCCTTACGCCCGGCAGATCCTGCCGATACTACTGGTCATGATGATTCTAGGTACCATCACCAAGCTGACCGTTCCCTATCTGATCAGTCTGGCCATTGACAAGGCGATTGCTCCCACAGGGCCTGCACTGCCGAGTGTAAAATTACTGCTGCTCATAACCGGAGCAGTGCTGTTGCTATATTTAATTCAATGGGCAGCCAGTACGTACCGCATTAAATTCACCAATATTATCGGTCAACGTGTCATTTACGATCTGCGTGAGGATCTGTTCAAGCATATTCAGAAGCTTTCTTTCAACTTTTTTGATAAAAGACCGGCTGGATCTGTATTGGTACGCGTTACGAATGACATCAACTCGCTTCAGGATCTATTTACGAATGGTGCGGTGAACGTTCTGATTGACTGTGTACAGCTCACTGGAATCATCGTCATTTTGCTGCTGATTAACTGGAAGCTGGGTCTGGCGGTCATTGTGACTGTTCCAATCATGTTTTTAATCTCTACCAAGCTGCGTGTGCGCATCCGCCGTGCTTGGCAGGAAGTACGCATGAAGAATTCCCGTATCAACTCTCATCTGAATGAGTCCATTCAGGGTATCCGTGTGACACAGGCATACACGCAGGAGCAGGAAAATATGACTTATTTCGATAACATGAACAGCTCCAGCAAACGGTCTTGGGATAAAGCATCGGCCATGAATCAGGTCTTCGGCCCGCTCATTGATATTACCGGAGGCTTGGGTACGCTTGTGCTGTTCTGGTTCGGGGCACATCTGATTCAGACGGATCAGCTTACGGTAGGTCTGCTGGTTGCATTTGCCAACTATGTCGGGAACTTTTGGGACCCGATTAATCGACTGGGCCAAATGTACAATCAGTTGCTGGTTGCGATGGCTTCATCGGAAAGAATTTTTGAGTTTATGGATGAACAGCCGAATATTGCGAATAAGCCGGGAGCCCAAGACCTGCCGCCCATTCGAGGCGATATCCATTTTGAAGAAGTTGTTTTTGAATATGAAAAGGGGCGTCAGGCGCTTAAAGGCATTAATCTCTCTGTCGAGGCGGGTCAATCCATTGCGCTTGTCGGGCATACCGGATCTGGTAAAAGCACAATCATTAACCTGCTCAGCCGATTTTATGACATTACATCAGGGCGACTTACGATTGACGGCCATGATGTGCGTGATATAACGGTGGAGAGCTTGCGTAGTCAAATTAGCATCGTATTACAGGATACATTTATTTTTTCAGGTACGATCCGCGATAATATTCGATTCGGCCGACTGGATGCAACGGATGAGGAGATTGAAGCCGCTGCCAGGGCAGTCAATGCTCATGAATTCATCGTTCATTTGCCGGGCGGCTATGAAACAGAGGTAGAGGAGCGGGGCGGTATGCTGTCCATGGGCCAGCGCCAGCTATTATCCTTTGCCCGCGCTTTGCTGGCTAATCCACGAATTCTCATTTTGGATGAAGCCACAGCCAGTATAGATACGGAAACAGAGCTAAAAATTCAGGAGGCTCTTCAGGTGTTGCTGGAAGGCAGAACCTCCTTCATGGTTGCTCACCGTTTGTCCACCATTCGGAATGCCGATCATATCGTCGTGCTGGATCATGGGCAGATCCAAGAAGGTGGGAATCATGAACAATTGATGAAAAAACATGGAATTTATCGGGGGCTGGTGGAAGCACAGTTCAGATTTTTGTAA
- a CDS encoding ABC transporter ATP-binding protein: MEVLRQLQGFFRERRHYLFLSILCLAIATALGLVYPNLLQRLIDNAIIPGDFGKVPALALTVLGVVIVKGFMQFLHGFFGGRLGNYLAYRLRNACYEKLQFLSFRYYDTAKTGDLMSRLTGDLEAIRNFIGFGFAQLLNVILMVVFGAMMMLYINWQLTLITMISMPLLLFVTFKFESRIHPTFQEMRIALSALTTAVQENITGVRTVKSFARESYEVEKFSVRNEQYKSNQIQAASLWSRFFPAMELIASVSVVLLLGMGGYLVIEKSLTLGQLVAFFSLIWYIIGPIWNIGFHINNYTQSKASGERVLELLNQPVDVTDEADALTLDADQVEGHVTFEHVTFAYGNKLPAVVDINLDAPPGSVIGILGGTGSGKSTIIQLLMRAYNVNAGSIKLDGTDIRHLKIRDLRAQISSVFQETFLFSSSIRNNIAYGLSHVSMDDIIRVSKLAQAHEFITELPLGYDTVVGERGLGLSGGQKQRIAIARALLKNPKILVLDDATSAVDMETEHEIQTGFQEVMRGRTTFIIAHRISSLRHANEIVVLEEGWIAQRGTHEQLIATPGPYQDVYHIQYADYIPQTPDGVSQRQVRP; this comes from the coding sequence ATGGAAGTGCTCAGGCAATTGCAGGGCTTTTTTCGTGAGAGGAGACATTATCTGTTTCTTTCCATTCTATGCCTTGCGATAGCGACGGCCCTGGGACTGGTGTATCCAAACCTGCTCCAAAGGCTAATTGATAACGCTATCATCCCCGGTGACTTCGGGAAAGTTCCCGCGCTGGCTCTAACTGTACTGGGAGTCGTGATCGTCAAAGGCTTTATGCAATTTTTACACGGATTTTTTGGTGGACGGCTGGGTAACTATCTGGCGTATCGACTCCGCAATGCTTGTTATGAAAAGCTGCAATTTTTGTCCTTCAGATATTATGACACTGCCAAAACGGGGGATCTCATGTCCCGTTTGACGGGTGATCTGGAGGCGATTCGCAACTTCATCGGGTTTGGTTTTGCCCAACTCCTCAATGTGATACTGATGGTCGTATTTGGAGCTATGATGATGCTGTATATCAACTGGCAGCTCACCCTCATTACGATGATCAGCATGCCTTTGCTACTCTTCGTCACGTTTAAGTTCGAATCCCGAATTCACCCCACCTTTCAGGAAATGCGGATTGCGCTCAGCGCCTTGACGACAGCGGTGCAGGAAAATATAACAGGTGTGCGCACTGTTAAATCTTTTGCCCGCGAATCATATGAGGTTGAAAAATTTTCAGTACGAAATGAGCAGTACAAAAGTAATCAGATCCAAGCTGCTTCCCTGTGGAGCCGTTTCTTCCCCGCTATGGAGCTGATTGCTTCGGTCAGTGTAGTTCTTCTGCTGGGCATGGGGGGCTATCTGGTTATTGAGAAGTCGCTGACCCTGGGGCAGCTTGTCGCCTTTTTTAGCTTAATTTGGTACATTATCGGCCCCATCTGGAACATTGGCTTCCATATCAATAACTATACCCAGTCCAAAGCTTCCGGTGAACGGGTCTTAGAGCTACTGAATCAACCGGTGGATGTTACCGATGAAGCTGATGCTCTGACGCTCGATGCTGATCAGGTGGAGGGCCATGTTACCTTTGAGCATGTCACTTTTGCTTACGGGAATAAGCTGCCCGCTGTCGTTGACATTAACCTGGATGCGCCCCCGGGATCAGTCATCGGAATTTTGGGAGGAACCGGATCTGGTAAATCCACCATTATTCAACTGCTTATGCGTGCTTACAATGTGAACGCAGGCAGCATCAAGCTGGATGGAACGGATATACGCCATTTGAAAATCCGTGATTTACGTGCTCAAATATCTTCCGTGTTCCAGGAGACGTTCCTGTTCTCATCTTCCATCCGTAACAACATTGCTTATGGACTAAGCCATGTCAGTATGGATGACATTATACGCGTATCCAAGCTGGCTCAGGCGCATGAATTTATTACCGAGCTGCCATTGGGTTATGACACAGTCGTCGGTGAACGGGGACTGGGGCTGTCCGGCGGGCAAAAGCAACGGATTGCCATCGCGCGCGCATTACTCAAAAATCCGAAAATTCTGGTGCTTGATGATGCGACCAGCGCAGTCGATATGGAGACGGAGCATGAAATCCAGACCGGTTTTCAAGAGGTTATGCGGGGACGGACGACCTTTATTATTGCTCACCGTATTTCTTCACTTCGTCATGCTAATGAAATTGTAGTGCTGGAGGAAGGGTGGATAGCCCAGCGAGGGACGCATGAACAGCTCATTGCCACCCCAGGTCCGTATCAGGATGTGTATCATATTCAATACGCCGACTACATACCCCAGACTCCTGACGGTGTATCCCAAAGGCAGGTGAGACCATGA
- a CDS encoding dynamin family protein — protein sequence MMQTITGNAQEELNTIEQLRNFLRTAGDEEGAKAVADLLEKAGAEELTIAFCGHFSAGKSSLINSLCGKTVLPSGPVPTSANVVSIRYGRSRALIHPAKTSENPEPEVLETSLSELAEYCKNGGAYESVQVWEDVPMLAGGGVLLDTPGVDSTDHGHALATHSALHWADIVFYVMDYNHVQSENNLSFAKSLSDWGKPLYLIINQIDKHRERELSFTRYRSEVEASFHAWQVHYTDILFTSLKEESHPWNQWEELPLLIKALFERKTELLSYSLVSSMRHLADQHVEAAEEEELNTLLEEAGGEEVISRLDMELEDLQQEDKLWNILPDQEHKRLRQELDHVLEHAHLTPAELREAAGEYLESRKPGFKAGLWFAGGKTEREKENRLERLTGMLADQVEGQLLPHVRELLRSWGDGHGLWSAAMEQELDEIRPVTDRRLIEQTVKETALSPGYTLNYCKDLRSAVTADCRRKALALADRLLVQLAAQAEARRAALAYARTELLAQADAAGRYRARLSASAAHATALRSLLPRAVAPGALPRAAAPAPAAETIAAASATPAGAARTVAAGAHAAAAQPLAGTAAAPPAAGGRRTRLDAAASRLQAAAALLSPYPAMQAAVRDLHARAAALEGGRFTLALFGAFSAGKSSFANALLGEAVLPVSPHPTTAAINRIMAPASQERHATADVHMKSVDALREDLKYSFRLLGLGEPGVEGWQDAIHALSPEGIHPAGRPHYSFLKAAAAGWGEAERLLGQQLQVNLDQYRDFVASEHKSCFVEHIDLYYDCPLTRQGIVLVDTPGADSVNARHTGVTFNYMKHADALVFVTYYNHAFTQGDRQFLNQLGRVKETLALDQTFFIVNAADLASSEEELQSVTRHVQEQLQANGIRKPRIYPLSSMLALEAAEQGESSLRAVSRFDAFENDFSAFSAEELAGLSIASAMQELGRLRSRIVQHAADARYSVEEREGRLERLTHIREELEQILLSLSNSSGAAVLSGETDELLFHVRQRLAYRTGEFMAEAFHPSVLREGVGDLRSAFASCGRELMRLIELELSQELLATTLRLEKTGQSLVRKAIQRCVEDMNHQLEGLDCTIPEPREWAVPELIEISLQESVHWKEYWNSFKNPKLFFEGSGRAGLQTTLEPVLRERIGEAVEQQRERMSSFYITLVQEEQTWQTAQLREQMLETIRGMEHALTGGEQPQVWEELASRIAALELEESLT from the coding sequence ATGATGCAAACGATTACAGGGAATGCTCAGGAAGAATTGAATACGATAGAACAGCTACGGAATTTTTTGCGCACAGCCGGGGATGAGGAAGGAGCGAAAGCCGTAGCTGACTTGCTGGAGAAGGCGGGTGCAGAGGAACTGACCATAGCATTTTGTGGGCATTTTTCCGCAGGGAAATCGAGCTTGATTAACAGTCTGTGCGGCAAAACAGTGCTGCCTTCTGGGCCAGTTCCTACGAGTGCTAATGTGGTGTCCATCCGCTACGGACGTTCGAGAGCGCTAATTCATCCGGCCAAAACATCAGAAAACCCGGAGCCTGAGGTGCTGGAAACCTCTCTGTCCGAACTGGCTGAATATTGTAAAAATGGCGGAGCTTATGAATCGGTTCAGGTATGGGAGGATGTCCCGATGTTAGCTGGCGGAGGGGTGCTGCTGGATACACCTGGTGTCGATTCTACGGACCACGGCCATGCGCTGGCGACACATTCTGCTTTGCACTGGGCGGATATTGTTTTTTATGTGATGGATTATAACCATGTTCAATCGGAAAATAATTTGTCCTTTGCCAAAAGCCTGTCAGATTGGGGCAAGCCATTATATTTGATTATTAATCAAATAGATAAGCATCGAGAACGAGAGCTTTCATTTACACGCTATCGTAGTGAGGTGGAGGCCAGCTTCCATGCTTGGCAGGTTCATTACACGGATATACTGTTCACCTCCTTGAAAGAGGAAAGCCATCCCTGGAACCAATGGGAAGAGCTGCCGTTGCTGATCAAAGCACTGTTTGAGCGAAAAACAGAGCTATTGTCGTACAGTTTGGTTTCCTCCATGCGCCATTTGGCGGATCAACATGTGGAGGCTGCCGAGGAAGAGGAACTGAATACGTTGTTGGAAGAGGCAGGCGGGGAGGAAGTCATTTCGCGTCTGGATATGGAACTGGAAGATTTGCAGCAAGAGGATAAACTCTGGAATATACTACCAGATCAGGAGCATAAACGGCTGCGACAAGAGCTGGATCATGTACTGGAGCATGCTCATTTGACACCTGCGGAGCTGCGTGAGGCGGCGGGGGAATATTTGGAGAGCCGCAAGCCGGGCTTCAAGGCCGGGCTATGGTTTGCCGGAGGCAAGACGGAGCGGGAGAAGGAAAACCGATTAGAACGACTGACTGGTATGCTGGCTGATCAGGTGGAGGGGCAGTTGCTTCCTCATGTGCGAGAGCTGCTGCGTTCCTGGGGGGATGGGCATGGTTTGTGGTCGGCTGCGATGGAGCAGGAGCTGGACGAAATTCGTCCTGTGACGGATCGGAGACTGATTGAGCAGACGGTGAAGGAAACCGCGTTGTCGCCGGGGTATACGCTGAACTATTGCAAGGATCTGCGCAGCGCCGTTACGGCAGATTGCCGCCGCAAGGCGCTGGCGCTGGCAGACCGCCTGCTGGTGCAGCTAGCTGCGCAGGCCGAAGCACGCCGCGCGGCGCTGGCGTACGCGCGCACCGAGCTGCTGGCGCAGGCGGACGCGGCAGGCCGTTATCGCGCCCGCCTAAGCGCCTCGGCTGCGCACGCCACCGCGCTGCGCAGCCTGCTGCCGCGTGCCGTCGCACCCGGTGCGTTGCCCCGGGCGGCTGCGCCAGCGCCTGCGGCGGAAACCATCGCTGCGGCTTCGGCCACGCCAGCGGGCGCTGCGCGTACTGTCGCCGCTGGCGCACACGCCGCAGCGGCGCAGCCGCTTGCGGGCACGGCGGCAGCGCCGCCCGCTGCCGGAGGCCGCCGCACGCGGCTGGATGCAGCAGCGTCCCGCTTGCAGGCCGCCGCTGCATTGCTGAGCCCGTACCCTGCCATGCAAGCGGCAGTACGGGATTTGCACGCCCGCGCCGCTGCGCTGGAAGGCGGGCGGTTCACGCTGGCGCTGTTCGGAGCGTTCAGCGCCGGGAAGTCCAGCTTCGCCAACGCTTTGCTGGGCGAAGCGGTGTTGCCCGTATCGCCGCATCCGACGACAGCGGCAATTAACCGGATTATGGCGCCCGCAAGCCAGGAGCGCCATGCCACCGCCGACGTCCATATGAAATCAGTGGACGCTTTGCGGGAAGACCTTAAATACTCGTTTCGGCTGTTAGGACTGGGAGAGCCCGGTGTAGAGGGATGGCAGGATGCCATACATGCGTTATCCCCGGAAGGCATTCACCCTGCCGGACGGCCCCACTACAGCTTTTTGAAGGCTGCCGCCGCTGGATGGGGAGAAGCTGAACGTTTGCTGGGCCAGCAGCTTCAAGTAAATCTGGACCAATATCGGGATTTTGTCGCGTCTGAGCATAAGTCATGCTTTGTGGAGCATATTGACCTTTATTATGACTGTCCTCTGACCCGTCAGGGGATTGTACTTGTGGATACGCCTGGAGCGGATTCAGTCAATGCGCGTCACACAGGTGTGACCTTCAATTATATGAAGCATGCGGACGCTCTTGTATTTGTCACGTACTATAATCACGCGTTTACCCAAGGAGACCGTCAATTTTTGAACCAATTGGGCCGGGTGAAAGAGACATTAGCGCTGGATCAGACCTTTTTTATCGTCAATGCAGCGGACCTTGCTTCGTCCGAAGAAGAGCTTCAATCTGTAACGCGGCATGTGCAGGAGCAACTGCAAGCGAACGGGATTCGTAAGCCGCGTATTTATCCGCTGTCTAGTATGCTGGCGCTGGAAGCAGCAGAGCAAGGAGAGAGTTCGCTGCGTGCCGTTTCACGTTTTGATGCGTTTGAAAATGATTTTTCAGCATTTTCAGCCGAAGAGCTGGCCGGACTGTCCATCGCTTCCGCCATGCAGGAGTTGGGTCGGCTGCGAAGCCGGATAGTGCAGCACGCCGCAGATGCCAGATATAGCGTGGAGGAACGCGAAGGACGGTTGGAGCGATTAACCCATATCCGCGAGGAACTGGAGCAAATATTACTGAGCCTGTCTAATAGCAGTGGTGCAGCCGTGTTGTCTGGGGAAACCGATGAACTGTTGTTTCACGTACGTCAACGGCTGGCTTATCGGACTGGAGAGTTTATGGCAGAGGCGTTTCATCCGTCTGTCCTGCGGGAAGGTGTGGGCGATCTTCGTTCAGCATTTGCTTCTTGTGGCCGTGAGCTGATGCGCCTGATCGAACTGGAACTGTCACAAGAATTGCTGGCAACTACGCTGAGGCTGGAAAAAACGGGACAAAGCTTGGTACGCAAGGCTATACAGCGGTGCGTAGAGGACATGAACCATCAGCTGGAAGGACTGGATTGCACGATTCCCGAACCCAGAGAATGGGCTGTTCCCGAACTGATTGAAATTTCCTTGCAGGAGTCCGTTCATTGGAAAGAATATTGGAACAGCTTTAAAAATCCAAAGCTATTTTTTGAAGGATCTGGCCGTGCGGGTCTGCAAACCACACTGGAGCCGGTGCTGCGTGAGCGAATCGGGGAAGCTGTAGAGCAACAACGGGAACGAATGTCCTCTTTTTACATTACATTGGTGCAGGAGGAACAAACGTGGCAGACGGCTCAGCTTCGGGAGCAGATGCTGGAGACGATTCGCGGTATGGAGCATGCACTTACGGGTGGTGAGCAGCCACAGGTTTGGGAAGAGCTTGCCAGTCGGATCGCCGCCTTGGAGCTGGAAGAATCGCTAACGTAA
- a CDS encoding glutathione peroxidase has protein sequence MSIYDYSAVAMNGKQIALRDFKDKVVLIVNTASQCGFTFQYQDLQRLYDHYKDRGLVILGFPCNQFADQEPDSNDNVHTFCTLNYGVAFPMFQKVDVRDKHAHPLFTYLASSLPFEGFDETHSVAKILIPLIHERHPEYLAGDSIKWNFTKFLIDRNGKVVKRFEATTDPLDMEEDIEALL, from the coding sequence ATGAGCATTTATGATTATTCAGCCGTTGCAATGAACGGCAAGCAAATCGCCCTTAGAGATTTTAAAGATAAAGTGGTGTTGATTGTAAATACGGCCAGCCAGTGCGGGTTTACATTTCAATATCAGGATTTGCAGCGTTTGTACGATCACTATAAGGATAGAGGTTTGGTGATTCTCGGCTTTCCGTGTAATCAGTTTGCCGATCAGGAGCCGGATTCCAATGACAACGTGCATACATTTTGTACCCTGAATTATGGTGTTGCGTTCCCTATGTTCCAAAAGGTGGATGTACGTGATAAGCATGCTCACCCGTTGTTTACATATCTTGCCTCGTCGTTGCCCTTTGAGGGCTTTGATGAAACGCATTCGGTTGCCAAAATACTTATTCCTTTAATTCATGAGCGTCATCCTGAATACTTGGCTGGAGATTCGATCAAATGGAATTTCACAAAATTCCTGATTGATCGGAACGGGAAAGTGGTCAAACGCTTTGAGGCGACGACCGATCCTCTGGATATGGAAGAGGATATTGAAGCGTTGCTGTAA